The DNA region CGTCCAGTTTGAAGTCCAGGGACGGCAGGCTGTTGAGCGCGATGTTTACTTTCTGAGTGTCATCCTCGTATTCACGCTCATACGCGTATTCGCCGAACACTTGAGTCTGCGTGGTGATCTGATACTTACCCTGCAGACCGGCGCCCAAACGTTTTGAATCGCGAGTCTGATCATCAAAGGTCAGCGCCGTGGAACGAGTGCTGTTTTCCGAGTAGCCGTCGACTTCCACTTTTGCGTAATCGGCGCTGATGAACGGCGACAGGTGCCACTCGCTGCCCGGTTGCGCAATGTCGTAGCCAACCCGTGTGCTGAAGGCCCAGAGATCGCCATCGGTATCGCCTTTCTCCGCACCTTCGCTGGCACCCAGGTCGAATTTGCGTTTGAGGTTGTCGTAATCCAGCTTGCCGCCGGTCAACGCGGCATCGGCCCACCAGCGATTCTGCTGGAACTGGGCGAAGGCGGTGGCCAGGTAGCTGTTGAGTTTGTAGTCCGAATCGTTATTGCCTGCTTCCAGGTTCTGACGATAGAAACCCGCCGCCACACCGACGCGCCAGGCGTCATTGAGCCGATAGCTGCCGCCGATGTTCAGGTTGTAACCGTCGCCGTCGCCGTCGGCGCTGGCGCCGCTGCTTTGGCTATCGACATCCAGATGCTGGCCGCCACCGGCGACAATCGCGCGCCATTGGCCGACCGCTTGCCAGTTCTCCCAGTCCGATTGCCATTGGCTGCGCAGCTCATCCTGGTGCGCACGCAAAGTAGCGTGGGCCATTTCCGGCAACAACGTCAGCTCCCACGGCGCAGCCAGTAGGGAGTAGGCGTAGTCGGAAATCAGTTTCTGCCCGGCTTCGGTCGGATGAACCCCATCGTTATAAATCAGCTTGCTGGGGTCCGGGGTGGCACTGTTGATGCCATACGTAGGGTTTTCGGTGCAGCTGTTGCCGCTGAAGCAAGTCGCCGTCAGGTTCTGGCCTGTAGCAAAACCGAATCGAGCCGGATCGGCGAAGGTTTCCTGCAACAGCAACGGAATGTTCAACGGGATGATTTCGGCATCGATCCCCGCGAGACGGGTGACCAGTTGCCGGTTGAAGGCAGAGCTCAGTAGTGAGGTGGGTGTCTGCTGGGGCGTGCCATTGATGGCGGGCGTCAAACCCAGGTCGGGCAGCAGCCATACGACGATGTACCGGGCGCCGGCGGTCTGCAAAACCTGGACGCTGTTGGCCAGTCGATCCGCAGCGGTATTCGCCTGAGCGCCACTTTGTACACGTCCCTGAAGAAAATCGTTACCACCCCCGGAAATGTAATACAGCGCATTCGGATCGGCGCTGAAGTTGTTTGTCGGCAGATAGCCCGAGCGTGTGCGTTCACCCGTGGCGGATACGCTGGTGATCGAGGTGAGGATCTGGTCGGTGCGATATCCGCCAACGGCCCAGTTATTACCGTCCGGCAGGCCCTGGTTCGCACGCGCCGCCGAGGTTGAAGCGGCCGTCTGGTCCGGTGAAAGCCCGAGCCTTCCACCCAGCAGTTGGGTCGAGTTGGCGGAGTAGGCTTCGCCGCTTCCGTCCAGGTAAACCGGTCCGGTGCGGTTGGTGAAGCGCAGGGTCGAGCCGGGAGGGCCGCCCGTGTCGGTAAACTGCCCGGCATCGTTGAGGCTATCGCCGAAGACGATGAAATTCGAATAGGGGTTGGGCGCCGCGATCGCCTGGGTGCAGGCAATAGCGAGCAAGCACCCGGCAAGCGGTACAGCCAGCGTCTGTCTGATCATGAGCAAGTCCGTTTGTTATTGTTGTAGTGAGCAAAACGACAGTGCCAAAAACTATAGAGCCTGTTGCCGTTCGGCGCGAACCCGTCAATTGTTTCAAGAGCTTCCATCGCCCCATATTGCACGCTCTGCCCAGCTAAGTTACTGTGCCGAGACGTATAAATGAGACCTTCCCCGTGTTGATCGTCAGCAAACTTCTGGATCAAGTCATCAAGGCACACGCCCGTTGGCGTTGGCGCGCCTGAATCCTTCTGCCGGCCCGGCCGGATCTTTACCGCTTTGCCTTCTTTACCCATAAGACAAACCGCTTTGCAGCGCGACTCCAGCGACTGACAAAGCGCAGGACGCTGCGGGTAAATCATTCGAAGGCTGTATTCAAAGTCAGTAAATTCAAGAGGTTCATAACGCCATGTTGCTGATGATCGATAACTACGACTCTTTTACTTACAACGTTGTGCAATACCTTGGTGAGCTCGGCTCCCAGGTCAAAGTCGTGCGCAACGATGAGCTCACCATTGCCGAAATCGAAGCCCTCAACCCGGAGCGGATCGTCGTTTCGCCCGGCCCTTGCACGCCGAACGAAGCCGGCGTGTCGATTGATGTGATCAAACATTTTGGCGGTAAATTGCCGATTCTGGGCGTCTGCCTGGGTCATCAGTCCATCGGCCAGGCCTTTGGCGGCGATGTGGTGCGCGCCCGTCAGGTCATGCACGGCAAAACCAGCCCGGTGTTCCACGAGGACAAGGGCGTTTTCGAAGGCCTGAACCATCCGCTGACGGTCACCCGCTATCATTCACTGATCGTCAAACGTGAAACCCTGCCCGATTGCCTGGAGCTGACCGCCTGGACTCAGCTTGAAGACGGCTCGGTCGACGAGATCATGGGCCTGCGCCACAAGACACTGAACATCGAGGGCGTCCAGTTTCACCCTGAGTCGATCCTCACCGAACAGGGCCACGAGCTGTTCGCTAATTTCCTCAAACAAACCGGCGGCACGCGCTAAGGACTTTTCATGAATATCAAGACAGCCCTGAGCCGTATCGTCGAACAGCTCGACCTCAGCACCGATGAGATGCGCGATGTCATGCGCGAAATCATGACCGGTCAATGCACGGATGCGCAGATCGGCGCGTTCATGATGGCCATGCGCATGAAGAGTGAAAGCATCGACGAAATCGTCGGCGCCGTGTCGGTCATGCGCGAGCTGGCGGACAAGGTCGAGCTCAAGACTCTCGACGGCGTCGTCGATGTGGTCGGCACCGGTGGCGATGGCGCGAACATTTTTAACGTCTCGACCGCTTCCTCGTTCGTGGTGGCGGCGGCCGGTTGCACGGTGGCCAAGCACGGTAACCGTGCGGTCTCGGGCAAAAGCGGCAGCGCCGATTTGCTGGAGGCGGCGGGTATCTACCTGAACCTGACGCCGGTTCAGGTCGCACGCTGCATCGACAACGTCGGCATCGGTTTCATGTTCGCCCAGACCCATCACAGCGCCATGAAGCACGCCGCCGGCCCGCGCCGGGAGCTGGGCTTGCGCACGCTGTTCAACATGCTCGGCCCGCTTACGAATCCGGCCGGCGTGAAGCATCAGGTGGTGGGCGTGTTCAATCAGGCGTTGTGCCGGCCGCTGGCCGAAGTCTTGCAGCGTATGGGCAGCAAGCACGTGCTGGTGGTTCACTCGAAGGATGGCCTGGACGAGTTCAGTCTGGCGGCGCCAACCTTCGTGGCGGAATTGAAGGATGACCAGATCACCGAGTATTGGGTCGAGCCAGAAGACCTGGGCATGAAAAGCCAGAGCCTGCACGGTCTGGCAGTGGATAGCCCGGCGGCCTCGCTGGAGCTGATTCGCGATGCCCTGGGCAAGCGCAAGACCGAGAACGGTCAGAAAGCCGCGGAAATGATTATGCTCAATGCCGGTGCCGCGCTGTACGCCGCCGACCATGCCAGCAGTTTGAAAGAAGGCGCTGCCCTGGCGCACGATGCGCTGCACACAGGCCTCGCTCGGGAAAAACTGGAGGAGTTGGGTGCATTTACCGCGGTATTCAAAGTGGAGAATGAGGGATGAGTGTACCGACGGTTCTGGAAAACATTCTGGCCCGTAAAGTCCAGGAAGTCGCTGAGCGTAGCGCTCGCGTAAGCCTGGCGGAGCTGGAAAGTCTGGCCAAGGCGGCCGATGCACCCCGTGGTTTTGCCAAGGCATTGTTGGCTCAGGCCAAGCTTAAGCAGCCAGCGGTCATTGCAGAAATCAAGAAAGCTTCACCGAGCAAAGGCGTTATCCGCGAGAACTTCGTTCCCGCCGACATCGCCAAGAGTTACGAGAAGGGTGGCGCTACCTGCCTGTCGGTGCTCACCGATATCGATTACTTCCAGGGCGCCGATGCGTATCTGCAACAGGCGCGGGCGGCGTGCAAACTGCCGGTGATCCGCAAGGACTTCATGATCGATCCGTACCAGATCGTCGAAGCCCGAGCGTTGGGCGCCGACTGCGTGCTATTGATCGTCTCCGCACTGGATGACATGAAAATGGCCGAGCTGGCTGCCGTGGCCAAAAGTGTCGGCCTCGATGTGCTGGTGGAAGTTCACGATGGCGACGAGCTGGGGCGAGCCTTGAAAACCCTCGACACTCCGTTGGTCGGCGTAAACAACCGCAACCTGCACACCTTCGAAGTCAATCTGGAAACCACGCTCGATCTGTTGCCGCGTATCCCGC from Pseudomonas sp. ACM7 includes:
- the estP gene encoding esterase EstP; translation: MIRQTLAVPLAGCLLAIACTQAIAAPNPYSNFIVFGDSLNDAGQFTDTGGPPGSTLRFTNRTGPVYLDGSGEAYSANSTQLLGGRLGLSPDQTAASTSAARANQGLPDGNNWAVGGYRTDQILTSITSVSATGERTRSGYLPTNNFSADPNALYYISGGGNDFLQGRVQSGAQANTAADRLANSVQVLQTAGARYIVVWLLPDLGLTPAINGTPQQTPTSLLSSAFNRQLVTRLAGIDAEIIPLNIPLLLQETFADPARFGFATGQNLTATCFSGNSCTENPTYGINSATPDPSKLIYNDGVHPTEAGQKLISDYAYSLLAAPWELTLLPEMAHATLRAHQDELRSQWQSDWENWQAVGQWRAIVAGGGQHLDVDSQSSGASADGDGDGYNLNIGGSYRLNDAWRVGVAAGFYRQNLEAGNNDSDYKLNSYLATAFAQFQQNRWWADAALTGGKLDYDNLKRKFDLGASEGAEKGDTDGDLWAFSTRVGYDIAQPGSEWHLSPFISADYAKVEVDGYSENSTRSTALTFDDQTRDSKRLGAGLQGKYQITTQTQVFGEYAYEREYEDDTQKVNIALNSLPSLDFKLDGYTPQSHLNRVSLGVSHKLTADLALRGGYTFRKDDDFTQQGINVGVSLDF
- a CDS encoding aminodeoxychorismate/anthranilate synthase component II; translated protein: MLLMIDNYDSFTYNVVQYLGELGSQVKVVRNDELTIAEIEALNPERIVVSPGPCTPNEAGVSIDVIKHFGGKLPILGVCLGHQSIGQAFGGDVVRARQVMHGKTSPVFHEDKGVFEGLNHPLTVTRYHSLIVKRETLPDCLELTAWTQLEDGSVDEIMGLRHKTLNIEGVQFHPESILTEQGHELFANFLKQTGGTR
- the trpD gene encoding anthranilate phosphoribosyltransferase, whose amino-acid sequence is MNIKTALSRIVEQLDLSTDEMRDVMREIMTGQCTDAQIGAFMMAMRMKSESIDEIVGAVSVMRELADKVELKTLDGVVDVVGTGGDGANIFNVSTASSFVVAAAGCTVAKHGNRAVSGKSGSADLLEAAGIYLNLTPVQVARCIDNVGIGFMFAQTHHSAMKHAAGPRRELGLRTLFNMLGPLTNPAGVKHQVVGVFNQALCRPLAEVLQRMGSKHVLVVHSKDGLDEFSLAAPTFVAELKDDQITEYWVEPEDLGMKSQSLHGLAVDSPAASLELIRDALGKRKTENGQKAAEMIMLNAGAALYAADHASSLKEGAALAHDALHTGLAREKLEELGAFTAVFKVENEG
- the trpC gene encoding indole-3-glycerol phosphate synthase TrpC, giving the protein MSVPTVLENILARKVQEVAERSARVSLAELESLAKAADAPRGFAKALLAQAKLKQPAVIAEIKKASPSKGVIRENFVPADIAKSYEKGGATCLSVLTDIDYFQGADAYLQQARAACKLPVIRKDFMIDPYQIVEARALGADCVLLIVSALDDMKMAELAAVAKSVGLDVLVEVHDGDELGRALKTLDTPLVGVNNRNLHTFEVNLETTLDLLPRIPRDRLVITESGILNRADVELMEISDVYAFLVGEAFMRAESPGTELQRLFFPERGIALSGSTLD